One window of Methanomassiliicoccales archaeon genomic DNA carries:
- a CDS encoding zinc ribbon domain-containing protein, translating into MSAICVLALFLTFLPLIDSVSAAEGFKVNGDVLIKPGYYCKLPFVMATDGVLEFTVTVHSGPNIDVILISASELSDYENGDSYTYYLGGTFSDCDEAEGDVYLNAGTYYLILSNDGSQSASVHYMYTPTAFSTGSDDDGGYELLSSTAIVVMIAVIAIVVILALAYASEMKKKENILEIGPVNKSTDAVFCRHCGEPILDDSVYCGKCGGRIR; encoded by the coding sequence ATGAGCGCGATATGCGTCCTAGCCCTGTTCCTGACGTTCCTGCCGCTGATTGATAGCGTCTCTGCTGCTGAGGGCTTCAAGGTCAACGGTGATGTGTTGATCAAACCAGGGTACTATTGCAAGCTGCCCTTCGTCATGGCCACCGACGGTGTGTTGGAGTTCACCGTGACGGTGCATTCGGGTCCGAACATCGATGTGATACTGATATCCGCGTCTGAGCTTAGCGACTACGAGAACGGCGATTCGTACACGTACTACCTGGGCGGCACGTTCTCCGATTGTGACGAGGCGGAAGGGGACGTGTACCTCAATGCCGGTACATATTACCTCATACTGAGCAACGACGGGAGCCAGTCCGCCTCGGTACATTACATGTACACGCCGACCGCGTTCAGCACGGGTTCAGATGATGACGGAGGTTATGAACTCCTCTCCTCGACGGCCATCGTCGTGATGATTGCCGTCATCGCGATCGTGGTCATCTTGGCATTGGCCTATGCTTCTGAAATGAAGAAGAAGGAGAATATTTTGGAAATAGGACCGGTCAACAAATCAACAGATGCGGTGTTCTGCAGGCATTGCGGGGAACCGATCTTGGACGATTCCGTGTATTGCGGCAAATGCGGAGGCAGGATAAGATGA
- a CDS encoding HDIG domain-containing protein: MSNYPSSEECLRIMREEGLAPVVIRHACVVNVVAMVIARRCGADLDLVNAASLLHDIGRSRTHGVQHVSEGARIAQERSLPEELVLCIERHIASGFTPEEAKDLGLPEGDYMPVTLEDKVVSFADNLVSDRSIKTTAQAAERMRSKGFELSATRMIAIGKELASRCGEEVDVLLEKAKVREKAAERCDQMA; this comes from the coding sequence TTGTCGAACTACCCAAGCAGTGAGGAGTGCCTCCGCATAATGCGCGAGGAAGGCCTCGCTCCGGTGGTCATCCGCCACGCCTGCGTGGTCAACGTCGTGGCCATGGTCATCGCCCGAAGGTGCGGGGCCGACCTGGACCTGGTCAACGCCGCCTCGCTGCTCCACGACATCGGCCGTTCGCGAACCCACGGCGTGCAGCACGTCTCGGAGGGCGCCCGCATCGCCCAGGAACGCTCGTTACCCGAGGAACTGGTGCTGTGCATCGAGCGCCACATCGCCTCCGGTTTCACCCCGGAAGAGGCCAAGGACCTCGGCCTACCGGAAGGTGATTACATGCCGGTGACCTTGGAGGACAAGGTGGTCAGCTTCGCCGACAACCTGGTCAGCGACCGTTCGATAAAGACCACGGCGCAGGCGGCGGAGCGCATGCGCAGCAAGGGCTTCGAGCTCTCGGCCACCCGGATGATAGCGATCGGGAAGGAACTGGCATCCCGATGCGGGGAGGAGGTCGACGTCCTTCTGGAGAAGGCCAAGGTCCGGGAGAAGGCCGCGGAAAGGTGCGACCAGATGGCCTGA
- a CDS encoding site-specific integrase produces MGRFPCVCAYRRYLNNARARLGESTIKERERKLHFISTIVQDLKERGTISTSNPYLFTENDVIEIFMTLRNRTVKGRPPKLSTIRKQMQLLKDVCLDGGNRKVEDLLRIGRIRIGNDHREPFSLDRDELLEIFQACKEVGGWRGETCRFAAAMFTFLQLRPGELQKALLSDIDTRKWTFLVSNPKGKDLYGEVRRLQVPDVLKPFVLDFLEARETMLRSKGISCAEPLIPAVSCKGVGCYTQQAFARLKKEIIKRTGIAFKWKDFRPTGGQLALDGGVPIEQVSQSMRHTSTKTTERYYCRTKADLAFARVNETYNSMFRTEPAIKAEND; encoded by the coding sequence ATGGGTCGATTTCCATGCGTGTGTGCCTATCGACGATACCTGAACAACGCGCGAGCCCGCCTGGGGGAGAGTACTATCAAGGAGAGGGAACGGAAATTGCATTTCATCTCCACGATCGTGCAGGACCTCAAGGAACGAGGCACGATAAGCACCTCGAACCCCTACCTGTTCACAGAGAACGACGTCATCGAGATATTCATGACGCTGAGGAACAGGACCGTCAAGGGAAGACCGCCGAAATTGTCCACCATCAGGAAGCAGATGCAACTGCTGAAGGACGTGTGCCTAGACGGCGGGAACCGCAAGGTCGAGGATCTGCTGAGGATAGGCCGGATCAGGATCGGGAACGATCATCGGGAGCCGTTCTCCCTGGATCGCGACGAACTCCTGGAGATATTTCAGGCCTGCAAGGAGGTCGGGGGATGGAGAGGCGAGACCTGCCGCTTCGCGGCGGCCATGTTCACCTTCCTTCAACTTCGACCGGGGGAGCTGCAGAAGGCTTTACTAAGCGATATAGACACGAGGAAGTGGACCTTCCTCGTCTCCAACCCCAAAGGCAAGGACCTATACGGCGAGGTTCGCCGTCTGCAGGTCCCGGACGTCCTGAAGCCGTTCGTTCTCGATTTCCTCGAGGCGAGGGAGACGATGCTGAGGTCCAAAGGGATATCATGCGCCGAGCCGCTGATACCGGCCGTGTCCTGCAAGGGCGTAGGCTGCTACACCCAGCAGGCCTTCGCCCGGTTGAAGAAGGAAATTATAAAGCGTACCGGCATCGCCTTCAAATGGAAGGACTTCCGACCGACCGGAGGGCAACTGGCGCTGGACGGCGGCGTTCCGATAGAACAGGTATCGCAGAGCATGAGGCACACATCGACGAAGACCACGGAGCGGTACTATTGCCGCACCAAGGCTGACCTTGCGTTCGCCCGTGTCAATGAAACATACAACAGCATGTTTCGGACCGAGCCAGCTATAAAGGCTGAAAACGATTGA
- a CDS encoding ArsR family transcriptional regulator: MNKIKVINEPSELVSMLRAVDTPVKRDVLKEVTLEWRTTKDIKEKYGEEGEKALMFFEKMKLVETRWQPSGGNRPEKAYHTYYNSFHINASWPVYEISDVLYAAMMPDDDFKEVENNILEQVGKDGKFAGDVAENLGMTATMLKSLVKRSIKMDYRGHRLELIKE; this comes from the coding sequence ATGAATAAAATCAAGGTCATCAATGAACCCTCGGAACTGGTCTCCATGTTGAGGGCCGTTGATACCCCGGTGAAGAGGGATGTCCTGAAGGAGGTCACTCTGGAGTGGCGGACGACCAAAGACATCAAGGAAAAGTACGGGGAAGAGGGGGAGAAGGCCTTGATGTTCTTCGAGAAGATGAAGCTGGTGGAGACCAGATGGCAGCCTTCCGGCGGCAACCGCCCGGAGAAGGCCTATCATACCTACTACAATTCCTTCCACATCAACGCTTCTTGGCCGGTTTATGAGATATCCGATGTCCTGTACGCTGCTATGATGCCGGATGATGATTTCAAAGAAGTGGAGAACAACATCCTGGAGCAGGTGGGCAAGGACGGCAAGTTCGCCGGGGACGTGGCCGAGAACCTGGGAATGACGGCCACCATGCTCAAGAGCCTGGTCAAGCGCTCGATCAAGATGGACTATCGCGGTCACCGCCTGGAACTGATAAAGGAGTAA
- a CDS encoding helix-turn-helix domain containing protein produces the protein MITNKGLNMRIDNGTRKRQILEAALRIVDQEGIHALTLRKIADSIGLTEAALFRHFKGKEDIVNSMANMVFEGNQYVPRGEGPLQTLENMLTWQMEAFQKNPHHTSVLFQEDLFRDYPSTRERFDLRRTSRSGLICQLVKEGQRLEEFALDVDGEAFALLYMGSIRMAVLEWRNSGFSYDLRSRSAPLLNLLRKCLEVRP, from the coding sequence TTGATAACTAACAAAGGCCTGAACATGAGGATTGACAACGGGACAAGGAAGCGGCAGATACTGGAGGCCGCCCTGAGGATCGTGGACCAGGAAGGTATACACGCCCTCACCCTGCGGAAGATCGCGGACAGCATCGGTCTTACCGAGGCCGCCCTGTTCCGGCACTTCAAGGGCAAGGAGGACATCGTCAACTCCATGGCCAACATGGTCTTCGAGGGGAACCAATACGTCCCCCGTGGGGAAGGACCCCTGCAGACGTTGGAGAACATGCTGACCTGGCAGATGGAGGCGTTCCAGAAAAATCCCCACCACACCTCGGTCCTGTTCCAGGAGGACCTTTTCAGGGATTACCCCTCGACCAGGGAGAGGTTCGACCTCCGTCGGACCTCCCGCTCGGGGCTCATATGCCAACTGGTCAAGGAAGGGCAACGCCTGGAGGAGTTCGCCCTGGACGTCGATGGCGAGGCCTTCGCCCTGCTCTACATGGGCAGCATACGGATGGCCGTCCTGGAATGGCGGAACTCCGGCTTCTCCTACGACCTGCGTTCGCGGTCCGCCCCCCTTCTGAATCTGCTCAGGAAATGCCTGGAGGTCAGGCCATGA
- a CDS encoding DUF2284 domain-containing protein: protein MDIEPHLQALCANATIYGASKVSAIPISYVVVDPRVNFKCQVPLCQNFGRSHVCPPFVATAEKFATVLARYKYAILVQVAQPALIEGEDREELAREQVTKLNDAVAKLERDAMYMGYRFAAGLGGGTCPYCEKCNAPEGGSCRHPFKARPSMEAMGIDVVQTAENAGMHIDLPPKDTYVWTGMLLLD from the coding sequence ATGGACATCGAACCGCATCTTCAGGCCCTTTGCGCCAACGCCACCATATACGGGGCGAGTAAGGTATCTGCCATCCCCATCAGCTACGTTGTAGTGGACCCGCGGGTCAACTTCAAATGCCAGGTCCCATTATGCCAGAACTTCGGCCGTAGCCACGTCTGCCCCCCTTTCGTGGCGACCGCGGAGAAGTTCGCGACGGTCCTGGCGAGATACAAGTACGCCATATTGGTGCAGGTGGCGCAGCCGGCGCTCATAGAGGGGGAGGACCGCGAGGAGCTGGCCCGGGAGCAGGTCACCAAGCTCAACGACGCCGTGGCCAAACTGGAGAGGGACGCCATGTACATGGGGTACCGCTTCGCCGCCGGGCTGGGCGGAGGCACCTGTCCTTATTGCGAGAAATGCAACGCTCCGGAGGGCGGGAGCTGCCGACATCCGTTCAAAGCAAGGCCGTCCATGGAGGCGATGGGCATCGACGTTGTGCAGACGGCGGAGAACGCTGGCATGCACATCGACCTGCCGCCCAAGGACACCTACGTCTGGACCGGGATGCTGCTCCTTGATTGA
- a CDS encoding cupin domain-containing protein, translating to MPMEMMNPEGAKKEDLRGKVMVSKDLVSYQEGAVVSRTLINKNVGTITVFSFDQGQGLSEHTAPYDAMVEILDGEAEITIAGKKHLVKEGEMLIMPANQPHALHGVKAFKMMLIMIRA from the coding sequence ATGCCGATGGAGATGATGAACCCAGAAGGAGCGAAGAAGGAGGACCTCAGAGGGAAGGTGATGGTGTCCAAGGACCTGGTCTCGTATCAGGAAGGAGCGGTGGTCAGCCGGACGCTGATTAACAAGAACGTAGGCACGATCACCGTCTTCTCCTTCGACCAGGGGCAGGGGCTGAGCGAGCATACCGCCCCGTACGACGCCATGGTGGAGATATTGGACGGGGAGGCGGAGATCACCATCGCCGGGAAGAAACACCTGGTCAAAGAGGGCGAGATGCTGATAATGCCAGCTAACCAGCCGCACGCCCTGCACGGGGTCAAGGCCTTCAAGATGATGCTGATAATGATCAGGGCCTGA
- a CDS encoding N-6 DNA methylase has translation MPDDPIQSFIDSLPSYIDEVKAANSEASKSSAFIYLIRKTFSTINIDHPKRLIPELEKYVSIKSGSVLIRGRIDALLGNVIIEFKETLNATKTIEAEDQLKQYLAGLWLIDGSRTNYVLMATDGLIFKVYRPVVTSEGPVNPLDISIEEVNRLNIESSNSELAFRWLDRYVLYRDRIPPKSKEIVNDFGEDSPIFNSAMADMKIAWEVAKPLSSAIFEEWSRYLSAVYGERIDSEDLFLRHTYIATFAKFMVYSYYSGGAIPSAEEIADVLSGTAFKELGIKNFLEEDFFSWLSRNELERKGELISWKIIEGFERYDLTLLNEDVLKAMYQELVDPESRHDLGEYYTPDWLAEYVVEEMNVGVDSRSLDPSCGSGTFLAFLIRKKIELSTLSPAETLNRILDTVIGFDIHPLAVLVAKANYLMALGKLLESRVTDIKIPIFLANSIVFPEATMDIEKRIVVYRYPASDGISLAVPESIIVSGLVEDVIDALNDYAKSVIAGKTTTDKEWFSSYLFTINPKISSLGQETVDILWETCNNLIKLINLNKDTIYGYIIKNVYKPATSGKFDIIVGNPPWLTYSDIKDTGYQLKIKRLIIDVHKLLINTDTKLMTHMELATLFYVRCSYVFLKPSGKIGFVMPGSIFNADQHKIFRSASFVPKIRFEQVIDLTGVTPLFKVPSSVIIGRRGDS, from the coding sequence GTGCCAGATGATCCAATCCAATCGTTCATCGATTCCCTTCCAAGTTATATCGATGAAGTAAAAGCTGCAAATTCCGAGGCAAGTAAATCCTCGGCGTTTATCTATTTGATTAGAAAAACGTTTAGTACCATCAACATTGACCACCCAAAAAGACTTATCCCAGAGCTTGAAAAATATGTTAGTATCAAATCTGGAAGTGTTCTAATAAGGGGCCGAATTGATGCGTTGTTGGGTAACGTAATAATTGAGTTTAAAGAGACACTGAATGCAACTAAGACAATAGAAGCAGAGGATCAGTTAAAGCAATATCTGGCCGGACTGTGGTTAATAGATGGAAGCAGAACGAATTATGTATTAATGGCTACAGATGGCTTAATCTTTAAGGTCTATCGTCCAGTCGTAACGTCTGAAGGTCCAGTTAACCCATTGGATATTTCAATAGAAGAAGTAAATCGACTTAATATTGAGTCTTCAAATAGTGAATTGGCATTTAGATGGTTAGATAGGTATGTTTTATACAGAGATAGAATTCCACCAAAATCAAAAGAAATCGTGAATGATTTTGGCGAGGATAGTCCCATTTTTAATTCAGCAATGGCTGATATGAAAATCGCATGGGAAGTTGCTAAACCACTTTCAAGTGCTATCTTTGAGGAATGGTCGAGATATCTCAGTGCTGTTTATGGGGAGCGTATTGATTCTGAAGATTTGTTCCTTAGACATACCTATATAGCTACTTTTGCAAAATTTATGGTCTATTCATATTATTCTGGAGGGGCAATACCCTCTGCTGAGGAAATTGCTGATGTGTTATCTGGAACAGCCTTTAAAGAACTCGGCATAAAAAATTTTCTTGAGGAGGACTTCTTTTCATGGCTCTCTCGAAATGAGTTAGAAAGAAAAGGAGAACTAATCTCCTGGAAGATAATCGAAGGTTTTGAAAGGTATGATCTAACCTTATTAAATGAGGATGTGTTAAAAGCAATGTATCAGGAATTGGTTGACCCAGAGTCAAGACATGACCTTGGAGAATATTATACTCCTGATTGGCTTGCAGAATATGTTGTTGAAGAAATGAATGTGGGGGTTGATAGTAGATCACTCGATCCGTCGTGCGGCTCGGGTACATTTTTAGCCTTTCTAATTAGGAAAAAAATAGAACTATCAACCTTATCACCTGCTGAAACATTAAACCGAATATTAGATACTGTAATAGGTTTTGATATCCATCCACTGGCAGTGTTGGTTGCGAAGGCAAACTATTTGATGGCCTTGGGTAAATTACTTGAATCAAGGGTAACTGATATTAAAATACCAATTTTCTTAGCCAATTCGATAGTATTCCCTGAAGCAACGATGGATATCGAAAAAAGGATTGTTGTATATCGATATCCTGCAAGTGACGGTATATCTTTGGCTGTTCCTGAGTCTATTATCGTTAGTGGACTTGTCGAAGATGTTATTGATGCACTAAATGACTATGCAAAATCGGTAATTGCAGGAAAAACCACAACCGATAAGGAATGGTTTTCAAGTTACTTATTTACAATAAATCCTAAAATTTCATCATTGGGTCAAGAAACCGTGGATATATTGTGGGAAACGTGTAATAATTTAATAAAATTAATTAATCTGAATAAAGATACGATTTATGGTTACATAATAAAAAATGTCTATAAGCCAGCGACGTCTGGAAAATTTGATATTATTGTTGGTAATCCACCCTGGCTGACATACAGTGATATTAAAGATACTGGGTATCAATTAAAAATAAAGAGATTAATTATTGATGTCCATAAATTATTGATAAATACTGATACAAAATTAATGACGCATATGGAATTAGCGACCCTCTTTTATGTTAGATGCAGCTATGTATTTCTCAAACCATCCGGAAAAATAGGTTTCGTAATGCCAGGTTCAATATTCAATGCTGACCAGCATAAAATTTTTAGAAGTGCTTCATTTGTTCCTAAAATTCGATTTGAACAGGTAATTGATCTTACAGGTGTAACTCCCCTTTTTAAGGTCCCAAGCTCAGTAATTATTGGGAGACGAGGCGATTCCTAA
- the cas1 gene encoding CRISPR-associated endonuclease Cas1 has protein sequence MSARGAVKNSTMVKMGPTGHSNKIDEVKLKLPKTKTTADVRLVEGNVANAYWEIVSSTFDDKFEFEGRLMGNTGRPYGAVDPINALFNYGYTMLEAQCWRAINANGLDSYVGFNHEMANGKASLVYDLQELYRWLVDIAVISSLENKVFDKSDFIRTENYNIRLRPVSVRILIEEVNG, from the coding sequence ATGTCAGCGAGGGGAGCGGTTAAGAATTCGACGATGGTGAAAATGGGGCCGACCGGACATTCGAATAAAATCGATGAGGTCAAGCTCAAGTTGCCGAAGACCAAGACCACGGCTGATGTAAGATTGGTTGAAGGCAATGTGGCCAACGCTTACTGGGAGATCGTTTCATCCACCTTCGATGATAAGTTCGAGTTCGAAGGTAGGCTGATGGGGAATACCGGAAGGCCATACGGGGCGGTTGATCCGATCAACGCCCTTTTCAATTACGGTTATACCATGCTCGAAGCGCAATGCTGGAGAGCTATCAATGCCAATGGGTTGGATTCATACGTTGGATTCAACCACGAGATGGCTAACGGAAAAGCTTCTTTGGTCTATGATCTGCAAGAGCTATATCGATGGCTTGTCGATATTGCGGTGATAAGTTCTTTGGAAAATAAGGTTTTCGATAAGTCAGATTTCATACGCACCGAGAATTACAACATTCGATTAAGGCCAGTTAGTGTAAGGATACTTATCGAGGAAGTGAACGGTTAG
- a CDS encoding tRNA (cytidine(56)-2'-O)-methyltransferase, with protein sequence MSNITVLRLGHRPERDKRITTHVALTARAFGAKGIVVSTKDPVLEESVQDVVKRFGGDFTITTGVNWRHYLQDFQGTVVHLTMYGLPVDEVASKVPEGEVLVVVGAEKVPPEVYQRADLNVAVGNQPHSEVAALAILLDRIFQGKGLVRDYQGAQIKVLPCERGKNVVELPKQ encoded by the coding sequence GTGTCCAACATCACCGTGCTCCGGCTGGGTCATCGACCGGAGAGGGACAAGCGCATCACCACCCATGTGGCGCTGACCGCCCGGGCCTTCGGCGCCAAAGGGATTGTCGTCTCCACCAAGGACCCCGTTCTCGAGGAGAGCGTGCAGGACGTGGTGAAACGCTTCGGCGGCGATTTCACCATCACCACCGGGGTCAACTGGCGTCACTATCTGCAGGACTTCCAGGGGACGGTGGTGCATCTGACCATGTACGGCCTGCCGGTGGACGAAGTGGCCTCGAAGGTCCCGGAGGGGGAGGTGCTGGTGGTCGTCGGAGCGGAGAAGGTCCCCCCCGAGGTGTACCAGAGGGCGGACCTCAACGTGGCGGTGGGCAATCAGCCGCATTCCGAGGTCGCCGCCCTGGCCATACTGCTCGACCGCATCTTCCAGGGCAAGGGACTGGTCCGGGACTACCAGGGTGCGCAGATCAAGGTCCTTCCGTGCGAGAGGGGGAAGAACGTTGTCGAACTACCCAAGCAGTGA
- a CDS encoding acetolactate synthase, whose protein sequence is MSDIGKYRIKQLSIFSENRPNRLGAVAKVLKEGKINILGFSIAEGAGYGVIRVLVDEPEAARDLLAKEGFVVKFTEVLAIQMEDRPGGLFDLTDHMKDINIEYGYGYRSPPYAVLIVRVEDIEKGIEKLLADGLHLLDGATFQ, encoded by the coding sequence ATGAGCGACATCGGCAAGTACAGGATCAAGCAACTATCCATCTTCTCCGAGAACCGGCCCAACCGCCTGGGGGCGGTGGCCAAGGTGCTCAAGGAAGGGAAGATAAACATCCTTGGTTTCAGCATAGCCGAGGGCGCGGGCTACGGCGTCATACGGGTCCTGGTGGATGAGCCGGAGGCCGCCCGCGACCTGCTCGCCAAAGAGGGCTTCGTGGTCAAGTTCACCGAGGTCCTGGCCATACAGATGGAGGACCGCCCCGGCGGGCTGTTCGACCTCACGGACCACATGAAGGACATCAACATCGAGTACGGCTACGGTTACCGCAGCCCGCCCTACGCGGTGCTGATCGTCCGCGTGGAGGACATCGAGAAAGGGATCGAGAAGCTGCTGGCCGACGGGCTGCATCTGCTAGACGGGGCCACGTTCCAGTAG
- a CDS encoding ABC transporter ATP-binding protein codes for MPAIKVKGLTKRYGDFMALDQATFTVDEGVFFGCFGPNGAGKSTLLKLLTGQLSPTAGSAEVLGIDPAKQAIEIKRRVGIVPEVESPPSYLTASEFLRFAGTLHEVQSLDGRIERWLNFFDLKEAEGTLCRDLSKGMRQKVMLAAAFIHEPKLLFLDEPFINLDPIYQRKLRDYLLELRDEGRTVFLCSHILDIAQRIVQDIMILDRGKVVLRDKVENVLVNGEDLESLFLRIVGGGNGIAP; via the coding sequence ATGCCGGCCATCAAGGTGAAAGGGCTCACCAAGAGGTATGGGGACTTCATGGCCTTGGACCAGGCCACGTTCACCGTCGACGAGGGCGTCTTCTTCGGTTGCTTCGGTCCCAACGGCGCCGGTAAATCCACCCTGCTCAAGCTGCTGACCGGGCAGTTGTCACCCACCGCTGGATCGGCCGAGGTACTGGGGATAGACCCCGCCAAACAGGCCATAGAGATCAAGCGCCGGGTAGGCATCGTGCCGGAGGTGGAGAGCCCGCCGTCGTACCTCACGGCCTCGGAGTTCCTGAGGTTCGCCGGCACATTGCACGAGGTGCAATCGCTGGACGGGCGCATCGAGCGCTGGCTGAACTTCTTTGACCTCAAAGAGGCCGAGGGCACACTGTGCCGCGACCTGTCCAAGGGCATGCGGCAGAAGGTCATGCTGGCCGCGGCCTTCATCCACGAACCTAAGCTGCTCTTCCTGGACGAGCCGTTCATCAACCTGGACCCCATCTACCAGCGCAAGCTGCGCGATTATCTCCTGGAGCTGCGGGACGAAGGGCGCACGGTCTTCCTATGCTCGCACATACTGGACATTGCGCAGAGGATCGTGCAGGACATCATGATCCTGGACCGCGGGAAGGTGGTGCTGCGTGACAAGGTGGAGAACGTCCTGGTGAACGGCGAGGACCTCGAATCGCTCTTCCTGAGGATAGTGGGCGGGGGCAATGGCATCGCTCCTTGA
- a CDS encoding DUF5343 domain-containing protein, which translates to MVSGSLYTTVTGKLPTVFDKIATMGIPKTPVDSKWLALIGLTTSNDRTLLNVLKGLGFIGDDGIPTERWVNFRDATKRASVMEEAIKEAYSDLFEAYPEAHKQSDDDLINFFKNRQSSDGSMGGVAERTATTTLQTFKALGKMAGLIFSDNGAKKTPQAKQTPRRSASKATSSEFIVKEDAKPIEKLVELKVPSSPQVILNVNIQLAVPETTDEDVYDKFFAALKKHLMS; encoded by the coding sequence ATGGTTTCAGGATCGCTTTATACAACGGTTACGGGCAAGTTACCAACTGTATTCGATAAGATTGCTACCATGGGAATTCCTAAGACACCAGTGGATTCGAAATGGTTGGCATTGATAGGATTAACAACTTCAAATGATAGAACCCTCTTAAATGTCTTAAAGGGGTTAGGTTTTATCGGTGATGACGGAATACCTACGGAAAGATGGGTTAATTTTAGAGATGCAACAAAAAGAGCCTCAGTCATGGAGGAAGCAATAAAGGAAGCCTATTCGGATTTGTTTGAGGCTTATCCTGAAGCTCATAAACAGTCGGATGATGATTTAATAAATTTCTTTAAGAATCGTCAATCTTCAGATGGTTCAATGGGGGGAGTAGCTGAAAGAACTGCTACAACAACTCTTCAAACATTTAAAGCCCTTGGAAAAATGGCTGGTTTAATTTTTTCAGATAATGGTGCGAAGAAAACTCCTCAAGCAAAACAAACGCCAAGAAGATCAGCTTCAAAGGCGACTAGTTCTGAGTTCATAGTAAAAGAAGATGCTAAACCTATTGAAAAACTAGTTGAATTAAAAGTGCCAAGCTCACCTCAAGTCATCCTCAATGTCAACATTCAACTTGCAGTCCCTGAAACGACCGACGAGGATGTTTATGACAAGTTCTTCGCAGCCTTAAAGAAGCACTTGATGTCTTAA
- a CDS encoding cupin domain-containing protein, with amino-acid sequence MKSAKYTEFPEKENPHKVSVRMIYDHEHGQAVVITLKPGETLKKHITPVDVFFYVLEGTGKVEIGDEVKEVSADTIVESPAKVPHRLFNESASTFRFLVVKMPRPAASTKVL; translated from the coding sequence ATGAAGTCAGCCAAGTACACGGAGTTCCCGGAGAAGGAGAACCCGCACAAGGTCAGCGTGCGCATGATATACGACCACGAACACGGCCAGGCAGTGGTGATCACACTGAAACCGGGCGAGACCCTGAAGAAGCACATAACCCCGGTCGACGTGTTCTTCTACGTCCTAGAAGGCACTGGCAAGGTGGAGATTGGCGACGAGGTGAAGGAGGTCAGCGCGGACACGATAGTGGAGTCGCCGGCCAAGGTCCCCCACCGCCTGTTCAACGAGTCCGCGTCTACCTTCCGTTTCTTGGTGGTCAAGATGCCCCGGCCGGCCGCCTCGACCAAGGTGCTGTGA